CGATCTCGCGCTCGACCCACAGGCCTTTGCCCTCCTTGCGCAGCTTGCCGAGATGGCTCTGCGCGTTGCGGATCAGCACCGGGAAGACCCCCGCCGGCGTGGCCGAGGCGGCGCCGAAGTAGCGGTCCCGGATGGTGGCGTTGACCTTGCCGATGGCCAGCCGCTGCGCGGTCTCCAGCGCCGCGAACATCCGCCCGAGCTGGTAGGCCGGGTTCGTGTTCTCCCTGTCGAGGCTCACGGGTACGGGCTCCTTCTCAAATCCCAATCGGTGGTCGCGCGCCAGCACCGCGCGGATCGCCGCCGCGTGCCAGCCGGTGCCGGGGTCGTCGCCGGCGCGAAGCCGGATGATCGCGGCGGTCAGCAGGGTGCGGGGATAGCGCCCGCCGCCCAGCACGGCGCGCATCAGTTCCCCCGCCAACAGCGGCGGGATGTTCTCGAACTTCTCCTGAAGTGCCGTGGTCTTGACCAGCAGACGCCAGATGCTCGGCACCGGACCGCGCCAGGGCACCGGATTGATCGCCACATCGTCGGCATGCGCGCGCAGCCGGGCGGCGAAGGTCTCGAACTCGTCCGACAGCCAATAGCGGACCGACAGGCGGGCGGCATTCGGTGCCAAGCCCAGGACGTGGAAGCGCGTTCCCGGCATCAGCTTCGGATGCACCGTCTGCGCGCGTCCTTCCGCGACGGCCTCCAGGGCATCCCGCAGCTTCGCCGCCTCGCCCGGGTCGTCGTCCACGTCCGCGCGCGGGGCGGGATCGAGCCACAGCCCCACCATTTCCTCGGCCGCAGCGGCGGCGGCCTCGTCCACGGACTCGGACGTGTCGGCCCAGAACACGACCGTGGCATCGCCGATCGGACGGCGCAGGCGGTTCGGGCCGTCACGGGTCAGCAGACGGTTCAGGGCCGCGCCGTAGCGGAAAGCCGCCGCCTCCGACGTCGGTGCGTTCGCCCCCTGCTCCTTGCCGTAGGACGTGAAAGCATCGAGGTTGAACGAGACCAGCGCCGCCCCCGACGACTGCGCGCCCTCCACGCCCTTGATGGTCGGATGGAGCCGCTGTGGAACGGCCCTCGTCCCCGTAACCAAACACAAGCTCGTGGCGCCCGTGGTCTCGGAGGGCCGCTCCACGAGCCGGCGCGCGGCCGGTCGTTCGTGGATGAAACCCAGTTCGCCGTCCAGCCGGAAGACGATGTTCGCGTCCAGCATCTCGGGATTGAACGGCGGCGCGTCGAAGCGCTCAGGTTCCCACGCTTCCAGGAAGCGCCGGAACGCGACGAGGCCCGGATCCGCATCGTCGCCGACCAGTTCCAGGTTCGCGGCCTTGAACGCAGCCTGCTCGGCGGCCGTCCGGCGACCGTCGCCCGCGGTGCGGCCGAGCACATATGAACTCTTGTCCCACAGCCGATTGGGCAGGATCGCCACGGTCCGCTTCACCGCGGCGGGCACCTCCAAGACGCGTGGCAGCAGCTTCCGCCCATTCGGCTGCCGCAGGTCCAGGACATCGACGACTGCGCCATCGGGGGACAGGACGATCGCGAACCCGATCTTCTCCCGGGAATAGCCGGGCGCTTCGGCTTCGCCCCGTGCCGCCATCCGGTCGTAATAGCGGTTCAGCGCCTGCAACACGCTCATTGCGCGGTGCCTTCCGCCAGACAGCGAGCGACGTCGAGCACGCCGTCCGTCAACCGCGCGCGGAAAAAGCGGGAGGTCGCACCGTTGGTAAAGTCGATGTCGTGCAGCATCCAGCCCAGGTCACGGCCGCCCTGGTCGGCCGGCAACATGCTTTCGGGAAGGGGCGCGCCGGGCGGGATCAGGGCGAATTCGGCCGGGAATTCCCGCGTACCCAAGCACGGGCGGTGAAAGCACTGCCCGGCTTCGGCGCGGCGGTTGAACATGGACAGATGCTTGGCCGGCGTGTCGTCGTTGCCCGCCTTGGCCGTCATTTCGAAATGGGCTTCGATTACGTAGGCCACATCCACAAGCAGGGTTGCCGCGCGCTGCTGGCGGTTGTCCTCGACGACGAGACCAAGCCCCTCCGTCGTGCCCGCCCGCATGGCGCGCTCGGCGTTCACGGCGCTCGCCTTGGCGCCCACCTCGTTGCGGCGGAAGGATTGGAACCGGATCGGCTTCAGCACATGGATCCGGTCAACCACCCAAGCGATGGCCGGCTTCCAGTGGATGGCCTCCAGGATTCCGCGCGCCGCGGACGGCGTCATCACGTCATAGGAGACGCGCTCGACCTTCATCTCCGGGCGCGTGAAACACGCCCGCTCGCCCCATACGTGAAGCCGCACGCCGTAAGTCATGTGCCCCTCTCGATTTCAACCGAAAGAAGCATTTGGCAGCTCAAGACACAAGGGATGATCTACAACCCCACAAGATCATCTACCAAACGTTCGCCTCTGCGTTCCGGTACTCCGGCTGCTGGAGGTCCAGCCCCGTCTCTGGCCGGTAGAGTGCGAGGTCATCGAACCGGAGGAGTGCCGGGCCGAGGGCATGGTGCACAGGCCGGAGCACGCCCTTGGCAAGCCACGCCTGCCTGGCTTCCCGCGGTATGGACACCGTGTACTGCTGGAGTTGCCGGAGGTCGGTGGCGCGTGGCCGGTCCATGCCGGCGATCCGGTTCAGCAACGCATCGGTTTCGTCGTCATCTGGATGGGAGCGCCAGGGAACGACCACCGGCTCCATGGCATCCTCGATCATACGGAAGGCGCGGGCAATCGACTCGAACTCGAAGGTGCCGTCCTTCGCACGCTCGCGGATTGCCCGCAGAATCGGCCAAGTCTGCCCGTCCAGGCGGGCCACATCGAAGGCGTCCTCGCCCTTTTGCCAGTAGAGTTCGGTGAAGTAGTCCCTGATCGCATCAAGCGTCAGTGGATCGGAGTGCTTGCGCAGGGCTCCGCGCGCGGCCTGCCAGAATGCCTCCAGTGACTTCGGCGGCTTGGCCTCGGCGGGGGTGAACACCACCGCTCGGCCGAAGTTGGGCAACAGCTCGCCCTCACGGTTGCAGCGGCCGGCCGCCTGGGCGATCGAGTCCAGTCCCGCCGCCGCCCGCCAGACTTCGGGGAAGCTGATATCGACTCCGGCCTCGATCAGCGATGTGGCAACCAGACGGACCGGCTGCTTGTCCTTGAGCCGGGT
This genomic interval from Azospirillaceae bacterium contains the following:
- the cas8c gene encoding type I-C CRISPR-associated protein Cas8c/Csd1 — translated: MSVLQALNRYYDRMAARGEAEAPGYSREKIGFAIVLSPDGAVVDVLDLRQPNGRKLLPRVLEVPAAVKRTVAILPNRLWDKSSYVLGRTAGDGRRTAAEQAAFKAANLELVGDDADPGLVAFRRFLEAWEPERFDAPPFNPEMLDANIVFRLDGELGFIHERPAARRLVERPSETTGATSLCLVTGTRAVPQRLHPTIKGVEGAQSSGAALVSFNLDAFTSYGKEQGANAPTSEAAAFRYGAALNRLLTRDGPNRLRRPIGDATVVFWADTSESVDEAAAAAAEEMVGLWLDPAPRADVDDDPGEAAKLRDALEAVAEGRAQTVHPKLMPGTRFHVLGLAPNAARLSVRYWLSDEFETFAARLRAHADDVAINPVPWRGPVPSIWRLLVKTTALQEKFENIPPLLAGELMRAVLGGGRYPRTLLTAAIIRLRAGDDPGTGWHAAAIRAVLARDHRLGFEKEPVPVSLDRENTNPAYQLGRMFAALETAQRLAIGKVNATIRDRYFGAASATPAGVFPVLIRNAQSHLGKLRKEGKGLWVEREIEEIANRLPPELPRSLRLEAQGRFAIGYYHQRKAQFAGRPEADEVDQEGNNRDVD
- the cas5c gene encoding type I-C CRISPR-associated protein Cas5c — protein: MTYGVRLHVWGERACFTRPEMKVERVSYDVMTPSAARGILEAIHWKPAIAWVVDRIHVLKPIRFQSFRRNEVGAKASAVNAERAMRAGTTEGLGLVVEDNRQQRAATLLVDVAYVIEAHFEMTAKAGNDDTPAKHLSMFNRRAEAGQCFHRPCLGTREFPAEFALIPPGAPLPESMLPADQGGRDLGWMLHDIDFTNGATSRFFRARLTDGVLDVARCLAEGTAQ